From a region of the Helicobacter hepaticus ATCC 51449 genome:
- a CDS encoding 2-isopropylmalate synthase, whose product MSYTKYQRGYFMPPTPSLEWSKKEYIAKAPIWCSVDLRDGNQALITPMSLEEKITFFKLLLKVGFKEIEVGFPAASETEYRFLRTLIEEDLIPDDVSVQVLTQAREHIIKKTFESLEGCKNAIVHVYNSTSYAQREQVFRKSKDEIKHIACEGAICLKESAAATKGNFRFEYSPESFSGTEVDYALEVCNAVIDIFEPTLEKKLIINLPVTVEMSLPHIYASQVEYMSKHLKNRENVLISLHPHNDRGCAIADAELGLLAGADRIEGTLFGNGERTGNVDIITLAMNMHSHGVDPKLDFSNIPSICDVYEKVTKMQVYERQPYSGKLVFAAFSGSHQDAIAKGMAYHKEHNLSTWSVPYLPIDPKDVGRVYESDVIRINSQSGKGGIAYILHHHYGVNLPPLFREEFSYYVKNISDKAHKELSPDEICEIFQNDFVNLNNTLCVQDFHFTHIDSKPSQEFNVKLHILYAKENSKTQQEITGKGNGRLDSIANALREHLNLDFEIIDYSEHSLKKGSTSQAVSYVQIESKGKKCFGVGIDNDIITASIYGLVSALNRII is encoded by the coding sequence CGATGGGAATCAAGCCCTTATCACGCCTATGAGCCTAGAAGAAAAAATTACATTTTTTAAACTGCTACTAAAAGTTGGATTTAAAGAAATTGAGGTGGGATTTCCTGCAGCGAGTGAAACAGAATATCGCTTTTTGCGCACATTGATTGAAGAGGATCTTATTCCTGATGATGTAAGCGTGCAGGTGCTTACTCAAGCACGAGAACATATCATTAAAAAAACTTTCGAAAGTCTTGAGGGCTGCAAAAATGCTATCGTGCACGTATATAATTCCACCTCTTATGCCCAAAGAGAACAAGTCTTTAGAAAATCAAAAGATGAGATAAAACACATTGCGTGTGAAGGAGCAATATGCCTTAAAGAAAGTGCAGCAGCCACAAAAGGTAATTTTAGGTTTGAATATTCTCCAGAGAGTTTTAGTGGCACAGAAGTAGATTATGCACTTGAAGTGTGTAATGCTGTCATTGATATTTTTGAGCCTACACTAGAAAAAAAGCTTATTATTAATCTCCCTGTAACTGTGGAAATGAGCTTACCTCATATCTATGCAAGTCAAGTGGAATATATGTCAAAGCATCTCAAAAACAGAGAAAATGTGCTTATTTCTCTCCACCCGCATAATGATAGAGGCTGTGCCATAGCAGATGCAGAATTAGGCTTGCTCGCAGGTGCGGATAGAATCGAAGGCACACTTTTTGGCAATGGTGAGCGCACGGGAAATGTGGATATTATCACTCTTGCGATGAATATGCACTCACACGGCGTAGATCCTAAACTTGATTTTAGCAATATCCCCTCCATTTGCGATGTATATGAAAAAGTAACAAAAATGCAGGTGTATGAACGACAACCATATTCAGGCAAACTCGTATTTGCAGCATTTTCAGGCTCTCATCAAGATGCTATTGCCAAAGGTATGGCATATCACAAAGAACATAATTTAAGCACTTGGAGTGTGCCTTATTTGCCCATTGATCCAAAAGATGTAGGGCGCGTATATGAAAGCGATGTGATACGTATTAATTCTCAAAGTGGCAAAGGTGGGATTGCCTATATTTTGCACCATCATTATGGTGTGAATCTTCCGCCACTTTTTAGAGAGGAGTTTTCTTATTATGTGAAAAATATTTCTGACAAAGCTCACAAAGAACTAAGCCCTGATGAAATTTGTGAGATTTTTCAAAATGATTTTGTAAATCTCAACAATACGCTTTGTGTGCAAGATTTTCATTTTACACACATAGATTCTAAACCTTCGCAAGAATTTAATGTAAAATTACACATTCTTTACGCAAAAGAAAATTCTAAAACACAACAAGAAATCACGGGTAAAGGCAATGGGCGGCTTGATAGTATTGCGAATGCTTTAAGAGAGCATTTGAATTTAGACTTTGAAATCATTGATTACAGCGAACATTCGCTTAAAAAAGGTTCTACTTCACAAGCTGTCTCATATGTGCAAATAGAGAGCAAAGGAAAAAAATGCTTTGGAGTAGGTATTGATAATGATATTATTACTGCATCTATATATGGGCTTGTAAGTGCCCTTAATCGCATTATATAA
- the leuD gene encoding 3-isopropylmalate dehydratase small subunit, which yields MKAQGFVHKYGDNVDTDVIIPARYLNTADHKELANHCMEDIDKDFVAKVKEGDIMVGGWNFGCGSSREHAPIAIKASGISCIIAKSFARIFYRNAINIGLAIIESEEVAQSLENGDEVAIDFDKGIITNCKNNQQFSTTPFPPFIQEIINANGYLNWISKQKANA from the coding sequence ATGAAAGCACAGGGTTTTGTCCATAAATATGGCGATAATGTAGATACAGATGTCATTATACCAGCGCGGTATCTTAATACTGCTGATCATAAAGAACTCGCGAATCATTGTATGGAGGATATTGATAAGGATTTTGTTGCCAAAGTCAAAGAGGGCGATATTATGGTGGGAGGTTGGAATTTTGGCTGTGGGAGTAGCAGAGAACACGCACCTATTGCCATTAAAGCAAGTGGGATTTCGTGTATTATCGCTAAATCTTTTGCGCGCATTTTTTATCGCAATGCCATTAACATTGGACTTGCAATTATAGAATCTGAAGAAGTAGCACAAAGCCTAGAAAATGGCGATGAGGTAGCTATTGATTTTGATAAGGGTATCATTACAAATTGCAAAAATAATCAACAATTTAGCACCACACCTTTTCCACCTTTTATCCAAGAAATCATCAATGCAAATGGGTATTTAAATTGGATTAGCAAACAAAAGGCAAATGCCTAA
- the leuC gene encoding 3-isopropylmalate dehydratase large subunit, with amino-acid sequence MGMTMSQKILADRAGLESVRPNDLIMAKLDMVLGNDITTPVAINAFKEAKFQKVFDKDKISLVMDHFAPNKDIKAATQSAQCRCFAKDFDISHYYDVGNMGVEHALLPEQGIVTIGDLIIGADSHTCTYGALGAFSTGVGSTDMAVGMATGQAWFKVPYAIKFNLKGKLRPYVSGKDVILHIIGKIGVDGALYKSMEFGGEGLKNLTIDDRLCIANMAIEAGAKNGIFEVDDITISYAKGRTKRDFRIYKADVDAEYEQVFDIDLDSINHTVAFPHLPENTKEKDDWGEIKIDQVVIGSCTNGRLSDMAVAAEILKDKTIAKNTRCIIIPATQNIYLECINRGYLETFIKAGAVVSTPTCGPCLGGHMGILAANEKCVSTTNRNFVGRMGHITSEVYLSSPEVAAASAVRGILSAPQDIA; translated from the coding sequence ATGGGAATGACGATGTCACAAAAAATTCTTGCTGATAGAGCAGGGTTAGAATCTGTGCGCCCTAATGATTTAATTATGGCAAAACTTGATATGGTGCTTGGCAATGACATTACCACACCGGTGGCGATTAACGCTTTCAAGGAAGCAAAATTTCAAAAAGTTTTTGACAAAGATAAAATTTCACTTGTAATGGATCATTTCGCACCTAATAAAGATATCAAAGCAGCTACACAAAGTGCTCAATGCCGATGTTTTGCCAAAGATTTTGATATTTCTCATTATTATGATGTGGGCAATATGGGCGTAGAACACGCGCTCTTGCCAGAACAAGGCATTGTAACTATTGGAGACCTTATCATTGGTGCAGATTCTCATACCTGCACTTATGGGGCATTAGGTGCGTTTTCAACAGGGGTAGGCTCTACTGATATGGCTGTGGGTATGGCAACAGGACAAGCGTGGTTTAAAGTGCCTTATGCTATAAAATTTAACCTCAAGGGCAAACTGCGTCCTTATGTCAGTGGTAAAGATGTGATTTTACATATTATTGGCAAAATTGGCGTTGATGGTGCGCTGTATAAAAGTATGGAATTTGGTGGAGAGGGATTAAAAAATCTTACCATTGATGATAGGCTTTGCATTGCAAATATGGCAATAGAAGCAGGAGCAAAAAATGGTATTTTTGAGGTTGATGATATTACAATTAGTTATGCCAAAGGGCGCACAAAGAGAGATTTTAGAATCTACAAAGCAGATGTTGATGCGGAGTATGAGCAAGTTTTTGATATTGACTTAGATTCTATCAATCACACAGTGGCATTTCCACATTTGCCTGAAAACACAAAAGAAAAAGATGATTGGGGCGAAATCAAAATTGACCAAGTTGTCATTGGCTCCTGCACAAATGGGAGATTAAGCGATATGGCAGTGGCTGCAGAGATTCTAAAGGATAAAACCATTGCAAAAAATACACGCTGTATTATTATCCCTGCTACTCAAAATATTTACCTAGAGTGCATCAATCGTGGATATTTAGAAACCTTTATCAAAGCTGGGGCTGTTGTCTCTACACCTACTTGCGGACCTTGTCTTGGCGGACATATGGGGATTTTAGCGGCAAATGAAAAATGTGTCTCTACGACTAATCGTAACTTTGTAGGCAGAATGGGACATATCACAAGTGAAGTCTATCTCTCCTCGCCTGAAGTGGCAGCAGCAAGTGCTGTAAGAGGGATTTTAAGTGCGCCACAAGATATAGCCTAG